In Halosegnis longus, the DNA window TCGACGAGACGTACATCGACTAGATCGGCCCTCGCAGTTTTGTCGCACATTGGTCTGTTGTGAGCTCGCGTGCTGTGTGTGCTCCCCAGGCCATGTCATTCTACCATGGTAACCCAGCTTCACGATACAGGGGAAGAGGCACTGCTCGACGCATTCTTCGAGGAGTCGCTGTCGAAGCCGTCGAGTGTCTCGATCACGCTGTTCAACGATAGTACCGACGCACTGACTGACTCGTCCGATCTGGGCGACATTTCGACCGAACCGACCGGCTCGGCGTTCGCCCGACAGACGGCGAGCTTCGGAACGACCGACTTCAGCAATCAGGACAACTCCGGCGACTGGGAGACGATCATCGCTGACAAGACGTTCGACACCTCTGACTCGAACCAGTCTGTCGACTCCTATGCGGTGATCATCTCGTTCACCTCGGACGACACCGGCGACTCCAGTGCAAACGAGCATCTGCTCTTCACTGGATCGCTGAACCAGTCGTACAATCTCGGGGACATCGATACGTTCACCCTCTCGGGTTCGGGCATCTCCCTGACGTAGAGCCCACTACCGCTTTTTGTCGCACGCAGTTCGCACGTACAATGCTATCTGGAACACATCTGACAGCCAGCCCGGAGACACGTTCCAATAGCTCGCTGTCGTCCTACATCATCGAACGATAGTCCAACTGAATTTACTGATGAATACTAAAAATTTGACAGAGTGTATTGACCACGAACGTCGAAGTACCGCAAATCTAATTTTGGTGAAATAATTTATGGTTCAAGCAGGAGAAACAATCACGTACACATGGAGCGGGGGCGACGATGACGGAAAGCACGTTCTGGATATATCGTCTATTGGTGAGATTACTATAGACTACATCGACGGAGCGGGGGGGACTGGAACAGCGGGTTCTGCTGGTGGTCGCGTTGAAAATGTAACTGCAAACGTATCTAACCACGACACATTATATGTGTGGGTAGCTGGTGGTGATGGTTCGAATACCACTGAACTCGGTCGCTACCAAGGAGGACAAGAAGGGTATATGGGTGGTGGTTCATCAGAAGTATCTGTCGTTAATACCGACGATAGTGACTCTGAAACAGAACCATTCATTGCTGCTGCTGGTGGTGGTGGCGGTGGATATAGTAGTAACCAATTCATAGGAGCAACACGCGGTGGGGGTGGCGCAAGAGGCGGGAGCGGTTCTGACAGTAATAGTGAGGACGGGAATGGACAAGCACCGCCACTTGGTGGCGATGCAGCAATAGACGGTGGGGCTTCAGAAAGTGGTGACGGTGCTATCAGTGGCCACGGCTCTTCTGTTTCTACATCTGGTGGAACAACAATCAAAGGTGGCGGGTCATCAAATGAAACAGGTGGAGAAATCCAAATTACGTATAAAGCAGGCGTTTCTCCACCATCTGCTCCCCAAAACGTGTCTGCGTCCTACATTGCTGATGACCAGATAGACTTCTCGTTCGATGCTCCCCCAGATTGGGGTGGTGAAGAGGGGTCATATGACGTTGAAATTCTTCGAGACAATGGTTCATGGAAGAACCCGTCAGGTGGGCCAACTTCACCGTCTTCTGCTGGCACATACTCGTATGGGCCAAACTCTGACACTGCCTATGGTAGACAAGTTGGGGTAGACTCATCTTTCGAATTCCGCGTTCGAGCAACGAACTCTGCTGGTAGCTCGTCGTGGGGTGTGTCATCAACAATTTACACAACACCAACTCCTCCACATAGTCCAAACACGTCACGCCCAAGTTCGTCTGAAATTGACCACAATTGGACGGTAGAGAGTGATATTGAATCTGGAACAGAAATTCAATACCGCGAAGATACTGGTTCAGGATACGGTGTATGGACCACACTCAGAACAACTGGACCAAGTGTAATTGGATATGTAGAAACAGGATTACCTGAAGATGTACGAAGACAATATAGATATAGACACGTTGTCGGGAGCGAGAATGCATCTGAGTGGGTATATGCTGATTATGGCAATGAAGGAAACATCTATTTCGAAGATAGTTTTGACAGTGGTAATTTAGATAAATGGGATGAAACAACCACCAATGATGCTCGCTCGCAAGTTGTTTCTGACTCAAGTGCAAGAGATAGCATTAGCTATCCTGATACTGGTTCACAATATCTTCGACTCGACGCTTCAGACAGTGTAACAAAAAACCTCGGTGACCTTTCCACCGAAACGGATGTAATTGTTCGTGCAACTATCGGTGTTGAAGGATTGGATGACAGTGGAGATTGGATACACCCACGTTGGTATGATGGAAACAGTTGGAATACACTGAGAGACTTTTCGACAGCATACAATCTTAATGGGTGGGTACAGTTCACTGCTAAAATTCCTGATTCTAATCTTTCAACGAATAATAAATTACAGTTTTTGTGTGCAAGTCAAGGAGGAAACTATCATTACATCGACAGTGTGGTTGTCTCCGACATTCTGCATGAATACACGAATCCCACCGCTCCAAGTGGTCTTTCGTTAGACACGTCAGTTGCAGACGAGATCTCACTTTCATGGAACAATAACAACCCCTTCGGCGACTACTACCAATTCCAGTGGCGTGTTGCTGGTAGTGGAGATAGCTGGACAACTGAATCAGCATCACAAACCACAGCCACCCACACCGGAGTGGACGACGGTGAAAAGTATGAGTATCTGACTGAGGTGACGGTTCAACAAGCTCGGCGTGGTTCCAACAATAATTCGTACCATGCAGAAAGTAGCATTCAAGAAGCGATATCGCTCCTCCCAGCGCCAACGATTAATTCAATAGAATAAATGACAGAACTCACGATAAATTGGTCAGACTTCTCTGACAACGAAGACGGCTTTCGAGTGTACCGCTCGACCTCTTCGGGAACGACCACAGCTGACTACACTCAGATTGCTGATGTTGCCCCGAACACGGCTTCGTACACTGACACGGGGCGAACGAAGGGTGAAACCTACTACTACCGAGTAGAGGCATACACCGAACACACTACGTCACTCTCCGACGAAGTATCCGCAGTAATAACACCCAACTCGGTCAGCTCTTTGACTGCGACGGGTGGGGACCGTGTTGTTGACCTTTCATGGAGCGAGGGGGCAGGCAACAACAGCGGTCATCGAGTGTACGCAGCAGACGTTTCTGGTTCTTCGACTGCAGATTACACGCAGATTGCTGACCTCGCTGCTGGGACGACGTCATACAGTGACACACGAACTCTTCAAGACGGAGAAAAGTACTTCTACCGGGTTGAGACATACTACAGCGGGAAGACTGCGTTATCGCAGGAGTCTGTGGCTGTTACTGATATTCGATCTCCAACGGTTGACTCGCTTGACTACATCAGCGACGATCAGTTGGATCTGTCGGTTACTCACGATTCCAACTACGGGAATCTTCACGTTCAGATTAACCGCGATTCGAACGGCTACGTAAATCCAACTGGCGGGCAAGTGTATCCGTCAAATGGAGGTACATACACCTATGGTCCTAACTCTGACACACCATACGAACAACAGGTTGGTATAGACTCATCATTCAAATTCCGCGTTCGAACTGAAACAGAGCATAGACAAAGCTCGTGGGTGGAAAGTTCGACAGTTTACACAAGCCCGATTCCGCCACACAATCCGAGTGTATCACGGTATAGTGCTACCGAAATCAACGTTTCATGGACCGATAACAGCGATATAGCTGACAAAACTGCGTTATTCTACAGAAAAGACACGGGTAATGGATACGGTAACTGGAACTATGCAGGCGATGGAGCATCCATTACTGGTGTTTCGAAAGGTTCGGAACAGTCTGTGCTTCTATCTGCATCTGACCAGTTCTGGTTGGGAGAAGATATGCGGGTGCAAATAAAACTCCGACATGAACACTTCAGCTCAAATCGCGATTCTTCATTCATCCATTCCGATTACGGCAACAATAACAACGTCTTCTTCGAGGACAACTTCGAAAGTGGCGACCTGAGTGCATGGGATTCAACGAACCTTGGAGGAAATGCGGGGGTGAAGAATAATAGCGAACATCCAGATTTGAATCTTAATGGCTCTGATGAAGGGTCACACCATTTCTATGGTGAAGGAATCAACGACAGTGAAGCAACCTATCTTCAGAAAGACCTTGGTGATTTGAGCAACGAGAAAAATGTAATTGTTAAGTGTGCATTTTCTGTCGGCTCTCTTGACAACGGTACAGAGAACATCGGCGTCTCATGGTACGATGGCTCTTCGTGGCAATCGCTTGAGCATTTCAATTGGGAATATAACAAGCAAGGATGGTTTGAAGTTTCACTGCTTGTTGACTCTTCACTTCTTTCAACAGACAATAAAGTAAGAGTTGGAACCACTACTACTTCAGCTGGGATGTTTGGTGGCGACCACTTTGCAGTTGACCGTGTGGTCGTCAGCGACATTCTCCACGAATACACCAAACCAGCTCAACCGACCAATCCAACATCAGATACCTCAATTGCGCGTGAGATAACGATTGATTGGGACGACAATCGGTCGTTGTCTAACGGTTCCCCCGAATGGTTTGGGCGCACTCACAACTCTGGAAATGGCTTTACGAAGTACTTCGATAACCCACCACACACATGGGATGGACTACTCGATGGGGAGAAATATGAGTGGCGTCCATCGGTCGTTTATCCACAGGATCGGAGAGGGAGTACTGACAACTGGTGGCGTGCAAATGGACCGACAGTAACCGCAACGACGAAGCTCCCTGCATTGTCGGACCTCTCAATCTCCGATGTTGATACCAACAGTGCCGTCGTAGGTGCGACGGACAATGCGAATAACAGAGACGGATATCGAGTGTTCAAAGGTCGTGATGGGCACTTGGAATTTGACCCTTCACAGAACCAACACGTCATCACGCCACTACAACCGTCCGACATAGGTGTTGACGGAGATTCACCCAAAACGGTTATCGCTACTGTAAACACATCTAATACCAATAAATCAAATCGTGCTGTATGGGAATTTGGAAATCAGGGAACATCTGGTGAAGAATTTTCATTCCGTCGAACAGACTATTCTGAATCTGATGGTTTCAGTTGGCGAGCGCAGTTTTGGAGTGGAGATTTGAATTTCACAGGTGGTAGACTAAATGAAGACATCACTATTGCGCTCACCTATGGAGAGGGTACTTCGGAAGCGTATATTAATGGTAGTTCAAAAGGTGATCTTAACCGCGTTCTCAATACCCAAGATGGTCAGTCATTCCGTTTGGGGCATTGGTCCGGTAAAGAATATTGGGATGGGGATATTAAAGATGTAAAAGTCTACGATCGCCGTCTTTCATCTTCGGAAGTCTCTGCCGACGCTGAAGGAGAATTAATTAACGACGGGCTTCAAATGTGGCTTCCACTGAACGACGGTTCAGGAAACACCGCTGAAGACTACATCAACAACTACGATGGCGACTTAATTAATTCCCCAACATGGGTCGGTGGTGGCCCGATCGAGCAGGACGGAGCAGACATCGCTCCAGTAGACTTCCCGCGATATTGGGACATATCGCAATACGGTGGAGACGTAGAGGTATTGGGAAGTTATGAAGGATACGAGGATGTTGTTCAGCTCGACCGTGTTGACGGACGGTTTGATGATCTATTCTCAGGCCAATTCAAGCAGAGTGACTTCCCTGACTTTGAGGGTGATGGGAACTACGTCCACATCGGATTCTACGCAAAGTGGGACCAAGTAGTTGGTTGGGGGACTGGCTTTGGTAGAGGAGAATGGGTTGTCAAACCCGACCCAGATCCGAACAAATACCAATATTATGAAGCCCGCTCAGATGGACAGAACGGCGAGTATTTCAGAATGTACTACAGTAAACAAGATTCTGGACCCGCTGTCTATGTAGCTGAACCTGATATATGGAAAGAAGGCGTTGACCCCCCATATCGAACAATCGAGCACACCATCGATGGCCTCCCCGAGGGTGAGGCCTACGTCACACGGATGAGCACATTCACTGAACACACGGAGACATTCGACCAATGAGCCCAGCGACTTTCACGACCGAGCTGCCCGAGCCGACCAACCTCACGATTATTAACGACGCTGGCGATCTCGCCATGTCGTGGACTGTCCAATCATCGGACCAGACAGGATTTGCCATCTATCGGAAAGATAGCACTGGCTCAGTGACCCAAATTGCGACTGTTGGCTCAACAACAACGTCGTACACTGATACAGCAGTCTCGCCGACGGACGACTATACATACTCGGTCGAAGCAACGACCGAAGATGCAACGAGTGAATACAACACTGCGACATGGACAAACGGTAATCGTCCTGTAACAGCATGGACCAGTGCCAACGTAACTCCTGAGACCGAGAGAACCGCAAGTGTGAGCCAAACGCTTGCAACGCTCGGTGTCGGCGTTGCCTCAAGTGTCACTAGTACAGCGTCTGCTGCAACGACAAACAGCGCGTCGGGAGGGTCTACGACTGCAGGTGGGTTCACGAGCCAGCAGGACGAGTCAGACATGACGTCGATGGAGTCCGCCGTAGCGCCATCAGATGAGACCACAACAACGACTGATGGTGCAACGATCACATCGACGACGCAAACACGATCTGCAGCTGTATCGACGAGCTCGACTGGTGTAAGCGCCACCGGCCAATCCGGGCTTGTCTCCCACGACAGTGGTACGTTTGTCACGCCAAGTACGACTGGGACACAGCAGATCACTGACGTCGGGTTCGAGCCCGATCTCGTTGTCTTCGACGCAACGAACACAAACGGCCAGTTCGGCACCGAGAAGAATTCCGGTTCGACCTACGGACTTACTCGTGGTGCAGCTCACCGATCGAGGGATGGAGAAATCAGCGAACAGTACATCTCTGCAGCGTCTGATTCCCACTCAACAAACGAAGCATCTGGGGAGGCCGGCTTCGGTAGCAGCCTCCACGTGCTATTCCACAACGACGCGATCACCGGAACCATCGATGCTTCATGTGTAAGCATGGACAGTGATGGCTTCACCCTCGACTACAGTACGGTCGATCCCGGATCAAAAATCATGCATAGCCAGGTGCTGGTCCAATATACGGCCTACGAGTTCGATGATCCAAGTCGGGCATCTGTTGGGCACTTCCGATGTCCGGATTCGGCACGGACGATCACAGAGTCTGTCGGGACGAACGCTGATTATATCGAACTCCGCGCCTCGAATATCGTTGGTGGCCCGACCGATACGAATAATGCAACACCGAGTACGTATGGCCACACATTCGGCTGGATTGTTGATGACGGCTCCATCACCCAGATCACCGCTGCCCAAGGATCAGAGCCAACCAACATCAACAGCCACCACAGTTCACTACACACTGATAGCGCACTCTCGATTCCGTTCCAGAATACTGATACAATCGACGGTGAAACACGAGCAACCGCAACAGATCTCACTGATGGTCTGCTGTCCCTCGACTTCACGTCGGTCAACTCGAGTAACACCGGGCGATCACAGAACATGGTTCTCTACGTGGCGATGGATACCGGGGGACAGACACCCGAGCTCGCAGTCACTGAGACACCAACATCACCATCGACGATCGGTGTACCCGCTGGGTTCGAGCCAGCCCACGTCGAGCTCGTCCAACT includes these proteins:
- a CDS encoding fibronectin type III domain-containing protein; the protein is MVQAGETITYTWSGGDDDGKHVLDISSIGEITIDYIDGAGGTGTAGSAGGRVENVTANVSNHDTLYVWVAGGDGSNTTELGRYQGGQEGYMGGGSSEVSVVNTDDSDSETEPFIAAAGGGGGGYSSNQFIGATRGGGGARGGSGSDSNSEDGNGQAPPLGGDAAIDGGASESGDGAISGHGSSVSTSGGTTIKGGGSSNETGGEIQITYKAGVSPPSAPQNVSASYIADDQIDFSFDAPPDWGGEEGSYDVEILRDNGSWKNPSGGPTSPSSAGTYSYGPNSDTAYGRQVGVDSSFEFRVRATNSAGSSSWGVSSTIYTTPTPPHSPNTSRPSSSEIDHNWTVESDIESGTEIQYREDTGSGYGVWTTLRTTGPSVIGYVETGLPEDVRRQYRYRHVVGSENASEWVYADYGNEGNIYFEDSFDSGNLDKWDETTTNDARSQVVSDSSARDSISYPDTGSQYLRLDASDSVTKNLGDLSTETDVIVRATIGVEGLDDSGDWIHPRWYDGNSWNTLRDFSTAYNLNGWVQFTAKIPDSNLSTNNKLQFLCASQGGNYHYIDSVVVSDILHEYTNPTAPSGLSLDTSVADEISLSWNNNNPFGDYYQFQWRVAGSGDSWTTESASQTTATHTGVDDGEKYEYLTEVTVQQARRGSNNNSYHAESSIQEAISLLPAPTINSIE
- a CDS encoding LamG-like jellyroll fold domain-containing protein, giving the protein MTELTINWSDFSDNEDGFRVYRSTSSGTTTADYTQIADVAPNTASYTDTGRTKGETYYYRVEAYTEHTTSLSDEVSAVITPNSVSSLTATGGDRVVDLSWSEGAGNNSGHRVYAADVSGSSTADYTQIADLAAGTTSYSDTRTLQDGEKYFYRVETYYSGKTALSQESVAVTDIRSPTVDSLDYISDDQLDLSVTHDSNYGNLHVQINRDSNGYVNPTGGQVYPSNGGTYTYGPNSDTPYEQQVGIDSSFKFRVRTETEHRQSSWVESSTVYTSPIPPHNPSVSRYSATEINVSWTDNSDIADKTALFYRKDTGNGYGNWNYAGDGASITGVSKGSEQSVLLSASDQFWLGEDMRVQIKLRHEHFSSNRDSSFIHSDYGNNNNVFFEDNFESGDLSAWDSTNLGGNAGVKNNSEHPDLNLNGSDEGSHHFYGEGINDSEATYLQKDLGDLSNEKNVIVKCAFSVGSLDNGTENIGVSWYDGSSWQSLEHFNWEYNKQGWFEVSLLVDSSLLSTDNKVRVGTTTTSAGMFGGDHFAVDRVVVSDILHEYTKPAQPTNPTSDTSIAREITIDWDDNRSLSNGSPEWFGRTHNSGNGFTKYFDNPPHTWDGLLDGEKYEWRPSVVYPQDRRGSTDNWWRANGPTVTATTKLPALSDLSISDVDTNSAVVGATDNANNRDGYRVFKGRDGHLEFDPSQNQHVITPLQPSDIGVDGDSPKTVIATVNTSNTNKSNRAVWEFGNQGTSGEEFSFRRTDYSESDGFSWRAQFWSGDLNFTGGRLNEDITIALTYGEGTSEAYINGSSKGDLNRVLNTQDGQSFRLGHWSGKEYWDGDIKDVKVYDRRLSSSEVSADAEGELINDGLQMWLPLNDGSGNTAEDYINNYDGDLINSPTWVGGGPIEQDGADIAPVDFPRYWDISQYGGDVEVLGSYEGYEDVVQLDRVDGRFDDLFSGQFKQSDFPDFEGDGNYVHIGFYAKWDQVVGWGTGFGRGEWVVKPDPDPNKYQYYEARSDGQNGEYFRMYYSKQDSGPAVYVAEPDIWKEGVDPPYRTIEHTIDGLPEGEAYVTRMSTFTEHTETFDQ